One segment of Pyrococcus sp. ST04 DNA contains the following:
- a CDS encoding chemotaxis response regulator protein-glutamate methylesterase, which translates to MPLLNKKIRVLVVDDSAFMRKILKDIINSDPELEVCCEARDGVEAIEMVQKHRPDVITLDIEMPRMNGLDALRVIMKKYPTPVIMISALTQEGAEATIKALEYGAIDFIPKPSSSISINMREMKDEIIAKIKEAAKVPRRFLELKRIRLLRAQKAKKTKPSVPARIAVAIAASTGGPQSLLKIFPKFPEDLKAGILLVQHMPPGFTRSFAKRLDSVSKIDVKEAEEGDVVEEGKAYVAPGDYHMEVTLRNGKPTITLNKKPKIHGVRPAADPMMITAAQVFGRRTVGVVMTGMGRDGAQGIVEIKKRGGITIAQDKETSIIFGMPKAAIETGMVDYVVPLDKIPETVVKAVNTIRGGGVIGRPFTVPR; encoded by the coding sequence ATGCCCCTGCTCAACAAAAAGATTAGGGTACTCGTCGTTGATGACTCTGCATTCATGAGGAAAATCTTGAAGGACATCATAAACTCTGATCCAGAACTTGAAGTCTGTTGCGAAGCCAGGGATGGGGTTGAGGCTATTGAGATGGTTCAAAAACATAGGCCCGATGTTATAACCTTAGATATTGAGATGCCTCGAATGAATGGTCTAGATGCTCTTAGGGTTATAATGAAGAAATATCCGACTCCCGTTATCATGATAAGCGCTCTCACCCAGGAGGGGGCTGAGGCTACAATAAAGGCACTTGAGTATGGTGCGATAGATTTCATACCCAAGCCTTCCTCTTCAATATCAATAAACATGCGAGAGATGAAGGATGAAATAATAGCGAAGATAAAGGAGGCTGCAAAAGTTCCAAGGAGATTCCTTGAACTTAAGAGAATAAGATTGCTTAGAGCCCAGAAGGCAAAGAAAACAAAACCCTCAGTCCCTGCAAGGATAGCTGTTGCAATAGCGGCTTCGACAGGTGGCCCGCAGTCATTGCTCAAGATATTCCCAAAGTTTCCAGAGGATTTAAAGGCTGGGATATTGCTGGTTCAGCACATGCCTCCAGGCTTTACCCGTTCATTCGCAAAGAGGCTTGACAGCGTGTCTAAAATTGACGTGAAGGAGGCTGAGGAGGGTGACGTAGTAGAGGAGGGCAAAGCATACGTTGCCCCTGGAGACTACCACATGGAGGTTACGCTTAGGAACGGCAAGCCAACGATAACGCTCAACAAGAAGCCCAAGATTCACGGTGTAAGACCTGCTGCAGACCCAATGATGATAACTGCAGCCCAGGTGTTTGGAAGGAGGACAGTTGGAGTAGTTATGACTGGAATGGGAAGAGATGGGGCTCAAGGAATTGTGGAAATAAAGAAGAGGGGTGGAATAACGATTGCTCAAGATAAAGAAACTTCGATAATCTTCGGAATGCCAAAAGCCGCAATTGAAACTGGAATGGTTGACTACGTGGTTCCCCTGGATAAAATCCCCGAGACAGTGGTTAAGGCTGTGAACACAATACGAGGGGGTGGTGTCATTGGAAGACCTTTCACAGTACCTAGATGA
- a CDS encoding chemotaxis protein CheC: protein MKRSEWYKDIFKEASNIAISHALTALSQMIGGPIDMEPPEVEIVSRVEFLKRLAERGVSNGFTVMFDITEGLSGLTILQFPKQSALNITAVLMGMEPGSVTELDDMGKSAIMEVGNILISVYTDILSNLIGEPVSLSPPKPAESLYDIEKELGRPDLRNVESIIIFKSRFHKEDIGVESFFYIVPTPESFTKLVKRLESQVVEEGEFQ, encoded by the coding sequence ATGAAGAGGAGTGAGTGGTATAAGGACATATTTAAGGAGGCCTCTAACATAGCAATATCCCACGCATTAACAGCTCTCTCCCAGATGATAGGTGGTCCTATAGACATGGAACCCCCCGAGGTTGAGATAGTTTCGAGAGTCGAGTTCCTAAAGAGACTTGCAGAGAGAGGAGTTTCTAACGGTTTCACTGTCATGTTTGACATAACCGAGGGTTTATCAGGTTTAACGATACTTCAGTTCCCTAAACAGAGTGCCCTCAACATAACTGCTGTTCTCATGGGAATGGAGCCTGGCAGTGTAACTGAACTCGATGATATGGGAAAGTCAGCTATAATGGAAGTCGGTAACATCTTGATCTCAGTATATACAGATATACTTTCGAATCTCATCGGTGAACCCGTCTCATTAAGTCCACCAAAGCCTGCTGAGTCGCTATATGACATAGAGAAGGAACTTGGCAGACCTGACCTTAGAAATGTTGAAAGTATAATAATATTCAAATCTCGCTTCCACAAGGAAGATATTGGTGTTGAAAGCTTCTTTTACATAGTTCCTACTCCTGAGTCATTTACTAAGCTTGTTAAAAGACTAGAAAGTCAAGTAGTTGAAGAGGGAGAGTTTCAATGA
- a CDS encoding chemotaxis protein CheD, producing MTQEIKVGIGDYAVGKGRGIISTYGLGSCVGITLYDRVTKVGGLLHALLPEASRYGSRGNPAKYVDTGLQLLLRDLLKLGASKIRLEAKLFGGAHMFENVKSQDLMIGKRNVEVAKRELKKLGIRLVAEDTGGKGGRTIYLDLSTGKVRMRKVSGGKVIEKIY from the coding sequence ATGACCCAGGAAATTAAGGTTGGAATAGGCGACTATGCCGTTGGGAAAGGTCGGGGAATAATTAGCACGTATGGGTTAGGGAGCTGTGTAGGCATTACCCTGTACGATAGAGTTACCAAGGTTGGTGGATTGTTGCATGCTCTATTGCCTGAGGCATCGAGGTATGGAAGTCGAGGGAATCCAGCGAAATACGTTGATACCGGGTTACAATTACTCCTTAGGGATCTACTAAAGCTCGGTGCCTCTAAAATCAGGCTCGAAGCTAAACTCTTTGGCGGAGCTCACATGTTTGAGAATGTAAAGAGCCAGGATCTAATGATAGGGAAGAGGAATGTTGAAGTCGCAAAAAGAGAACTCAAAAAGCTGGGAATAAGGCTAGTAGCTGAAGATACTGGGGGCAAGGGGGGTAGAACAATTTACCTGGATCTATCTACTGGGAAAGTGCGAATGAGAAAGGTTTCGGGAGGGAAGGTTATCGAAAAAATATACTAG
- a CDS encoding protein-glutamate O-methyltransferase CheR, giving the protein MQSQKGYELIKAEIFKRLGVSVDAYKDSYLQRRIRARMRKLGITDYMEYYRLLKTNKDEFEELLFTIAINVTEFFRDPIVWKTFQNKVLPELIEFKKQKGVRSIKIWSAACSTGQEPYSIAMTLYEVLGQNLGGFRVSILATDIDREALQAAVRGEYPVDAVEKQVPKHMIPKYFDRISEERYRIKPFVKRLVTFRWLNLLSSPYPKGFDVIFIRNVLIYMNREAQEEIFKKLYDSLEDHGYLILGKTETILGNAAKLFKLYDLVARIYKKNLEVKRHG; this is encoded by the coding sequence ATGCAATCCCAGAAAGGATATGAGCTTATTAAGGCCGAGATTTTTAAGAGGTTAGGGGTTAGTGTAGACGCCTACAAGGATTCCTACCTGCAGAGGAGGATAAGAGCCAGAATGAGGAAGCTTGGAATAACTGACTACATGGAATACTACAGGTTGCTCAAGACAAATAAGGATGAATTTGAGGAGCTCTTGTTTACCATAGCAATTAACGTTACGGAATTTTTCAGAGATCCAATAGTTTGGAAGACTTTCCAAAATAAGGTCCTTCCTGAGCTGATAGAGTTTAAAAAGCAAAAGGGTGTGCGGTCGATAAAGATATGGAGTGCTGCATGTTCCACTGGTCAGGAACCTTACTCGATAGCGATGACACTCTATGAGGTTCTTGGTCAAAACCTTGGGGGTTTTAGGGTTTCTATACTCGCCACAGATATAGATAGAGAAGCTCTCCAAGCTGCCGTTAGGGGAGAATATCCTGTAGATGCCGTTGAAAAGCAGGTTCCAAAGCATATGATTCCAAAATACTTCGATAGAATAAGTGAGGAGAGGTATAGAATAAAGCCCTTCGTAAAAAGGTTGGTAACATTTAGGTGGTTAAATCTGCTTTCCTCTCCTTACCCGAAGGGATTTGACGTTATATTCATCCGAAACGTTCTCATTTATATGAACAGGGAGGCCCAGGAGGAGATATTTAAAAAGCTCTATGACTCTCTCGAGGATCACGGTTATCTCATCCTTGGTAAAACCGAAACAATCCTTGGAAATGCAGCCAAGTTGTTCAAGTTGTATGATCTTGTCGCTAGGATCTATAAAAAGAATTTGGAGGTGAAGAGGCATGGCTAG
- a CDS encoding calcium/sodium antiporter, which translates to MEAGIIDATIFILGLVLLIKGSDIFVEAASRIARSFGVSEFLIALVLASIATTLPEVTVSAISSYKGNSGIALGNAVGSALANIGIILAISAMIMPLKVDKIASENSLIMLGATTYAWLLMMDGEISRIEGISLIIIYLLFLTYLYKRHITLEELEGEGNGSIGREVAILFLSGGMVIVGAELVVDSAVKIARALGVPEVIIGVTLVSIGTSLPELANSLTATLKKIPNISVGNIIGANILDILMVIGIAAMIRPIHVDPSIMKTVMPMTLAVMLVLTISLFRNNKVGRKTAVVLLGIYSYFLYLIIQGKVYIPG; encoded by the coding sequence GTGGAAGCAGGAATCATTGATGCCACAATCTTCATCCTCGGTCTCGTACTCTTAATAAAGGGAAGCGACATATTTGTCGAGGCAGCGAGCAGAATAGCAAGGTCTTTTGGAGTCAGCGAGTTTCTCATAGCACTTGTTCTAGCAAGCATAGCAACCACCTTGCCAGAAGTAACTGTTTCTGCAATATCCTCATACAAGGGAAACAGCGGAATTGCCCTGGGAAATGCCGTAGGAAGTGCCCTAGCCAACATAGGGATAATCCTAGCTATCTCCGCCATGATAATGCCACTGAAGGTTGATAAGATAGCCAGCGAGAACTCCCTGATAATGCTTGGGGCAACAACATACGCATGGCTCCTCATGATGGATGGAGAGATAAGCAGAATCGAGGGAATAAGCCTAATAATAATCTACCTGCTCTTCTTGACCTACCTATACAAAAGGCACATCACCCTCGAAGAGCTTGAAGGGGAAGGGAATGGAAGCATAGGAAGGGAGGTTGCAATACTCTTCCTATCCGGTGGAATGGTCATAGTCGGGGCCGAACTCGTCGTTGACAGCGCCGTGAAGATAGCGAGGGCTTTAGGAGTGCCTGAAGTTATAATCGGAGTTACCCTCGTCTCAATTGGAACATCACTCCCAGAACTTGCAAACTCCCTAACGGCCACCCTAAAGAAAATCCCAAACATAAGCGTTGGGAACATAATAGGTGCCAACATCCTGGACATACTGATGGTTATAGGGATAGCGGCAATGATAAGACCCATACACGTTGACCCATCCATCATGAAGACGGTAATGCCCATGACCTTGGCGGTTATGCTCGTACTCACAATATCTCTCTTCAGGAACAACAAAGTCGGAAGGAAAACGGCGGTAGTGCTACTAGGGATATACTCATACTTCCTATACCTAATCATCCAGGGAAAAGTGTATATACCAGGATGA
- a CDS encoding methyl-accepting chemotaxis protein, with translation MILTAISGVNVLPIFLIIGVGLFLVQGGKRKEDYTLAREIIQYLKDVLEGKDVSPPIGLFEEDIKVLEEVKKRIRQRPAVYAPRKISQALETVEEHIKRAKETATELETDIEGIQVGDLDRTNELVSRLENESMKIAEVNDYIQTLSAGIEEMNVQAQQLSEFALESASMAEKGKEISDNAAMKVARISEVSEEMGNAVNILADYSKKIDEIVYVITSIAGQTNLLALNAAIEAARAGEAGKGFAVVAENIRELADRSRRSAEQIRDLIKEMQENINRVIESIQENTRVTQEVKDAIQELIAAFDDIARRANETASMVKELSEGIDEQANSVQMLVEKIDSISKDVSDNLNFATQLVETIKTSLDTLDSIKEKTMKLKEDLDKALTEIENVRGGRK, from the coding sequence TTGATCCTCACTGCAATCTCAGGAGTCAACGTTCTCCCCATATTCCTTATAATAGGGGTAGGCCTGTTTCTAGTTCAGGGAGGAAAAAGGAAAGAAGATTACACCTTGGCAAGAGAAATCATCCAATATCTGAAAGATGTTCTCGAAGGAAAAGATGTATCTCCCCCAATAGGACTTTTTGAAGAAGATATAAAGGTTCTTGAGGAAGTTAAAAAGAGAATAAGACAGAGACCAGCAGTATATGCTCCTAGAAAAATTTCCCAAGCCTTAGAAACCGTAGAAGAGCACATTAAAAGGGCTAAAGAAACAGCAACCGAACTGGAAACAGATATAGAAGGTATACAGGTAGGCGATCTGGACAGAACAAACGAACTCGTCTCAAGATTAGAGAATGAAAGCATGAAGATAGCGGAGGTCAATGACTACATCCAAACACTCTCCGCCGGGATTGAAGAGATGAACGTCCAAGCCCAGCAGCTTTCAGAATTCGCACTAGAATCAGCGTCAATGGCGGAAAAAGGTAAGGAGATATCAGACAACGCAGCTATGAAGGTTGCAAGGATAAGCGAAGTTAGTGAAGAAATGGGAAACGCAGTAAACATCCTTGCGGACTACTCAAAGAAAATTGACGAGATAGTTTACGTCATAACATCAATAGCGGGGCAAACAAACCTCCTAGCATTGAACGCAGCCATAGAAGCGGCAAGAGCCGGAGAGGCCGGAAAAGGGTTCGCAGTAGTTGCAGAGAATATAAGAGAGTTGGCCGACAGATCTAGAAGATCGGCTGAACAGATTAGGGACTTAATCAAGGAGATGCAAGAAAACATCAACAGGGTTATAGAATCAATACAGGAAAACACTAGGGTAACCCAGGAAGTGAAGGATGCAATTCAAGAGCTTATAGCCGCCTTTGATGACATAGCAAGAAGAGCCAACGAGACTGCTTCAATGGTAAAAGAGCTATCAGAAGGAATCGACGAGCAGGCAAATTCAGTACAGATGCTCGTTGAAAAGATAGATTCAATATCAAAAGACGTTTCCGACAACCTAAACTTCGCAACTCAGCTCGTGGAGACAATAAAGACCTCCCTTGATACCCTAGATTCAATTAAAGAAAAGACTATGAAGCTTAAAGAAGACCTAGACAAAGCTCTCACCGAAATAGAAAATGTTAGGGGTGGTAGGAAGTGA
- a CDS encoding response regulator yields the protein MARILIVDDAAFMRMLLKKILTQAGHQVVGEASNGKEAVEKYKQLKPDLVTMDIVMPEMDGITAVKEIMKIDPNAKIIMITAVGQEAKVMEALKSGAKGYIVKPFQAQKVIEEVNRVLSS from the coding sequence ATGGCTAGGATATTGATAGTTGACGATGCAGCGTTTATGAGGATGCTACTGAAGAAAATCCTAACGCAGGCCGGCCACCAGGTTGTTGGGGAAGCAAGCAATGGAAAAGAAGCTGTTGAGAAGTACAAGCAACTGAAGCCCGATTTGGTGACCATGGATATAGTAATGCCAGAGATGGACGGAATTACAGCGGTTAAGGAAATTATGAAGATCGATCCAAATGCCAAGATAATTATGATCACTGCAGTCGGTCAAGAGGCTAAGGTTATGGAAGCACTCAAGAGTGGAGCCAAGGGATACATAGTGAAGCCATTCCAAGCTCAGAAAGTCATAGAGGAAGTGAACAGGGTTCTATCGTCTTAA
- a CDS encoding chemotaxis protein CheW: MTEIQVVAFRLGNEEFCLDISKVREIKEMMPITRVPNAPDFVEGVINLRGQITTVVNLKKLLGYYDDGDLSNKKIIIAEVNGEIVGVIVDAVSDVLTLTEDQIEQPPKTLASKVDMRFIKGIAKINNGERLLIMLDLDKLLGESI; this comes from the coding sequence GTGACCGAGATACAGGTTGTAGCATTCAGGTTAGGAAATGAGGAGTTTTGTTTGGACATCTCGAAGGTTAGGGAAATAAAGGAAATGATGCCAATAACAAGGGTACCAAACGCCCCAGACTTCGTAGAGGGAGTTATAAACCTCAGAGGACAAATAACAACGGTAGTGAACCTGAAGAAGCTACTAGGTTACTACGACGATGGAGACCTAAGCAACAAGAAGATAATAATCGCAGAAGTCAACGGAGAGATAGTGGGTGTGATAGTAGATGCCGTCTCCGACGTTTTAACGCTAACAGAAGATCAGATAGAACAGCCACCAAAGACCCTCGCCTCAAAAGTTGACATGAGATTCATCAAGGGAATAGCAAAGATAAACAACGGAGAGAGACTACTGATAATGCTCGACCTAGACAAGTTGCTCGGCGAGAGCATCTAA
- a CDS encoding chemotaxis protein CheA: MEDLSQYLDEFLADARDRIDSLSNAILTLEKIVKEGGSEEEKMELINQIFRDAHTLKGTAATMGFMKLSETAHKMENLFDAIRNGQVELTPELVDLVLEFLDAIEAMVDNIEENGNEGDVDVSELFERADEFMGGKAPEKEEKKEEKPPEEKKEAEEKVEEVKVPEGGKVYHIKVYFQKDAPLKGVRAFLILSDLEERGEVLWTNPERKVIEDGNADQDVIEFKVSSNVPKEELEKVIKRHPEVEKVEIFEEGKGEEKKPEGEKEYLIRVYFQPDAPLKGPRGFLILQDLEKIGEIVETNPSRQDIENGKFLEDKYFEVKLRTSANENEIREILKKHPDVVNFTISSVTEEKREEKKEEKEEKKEVKAPQPPKPPKKPQRIETPKVKVSRIIKIDVSHLDKLMNLVGELVITKGRLEQIAERLGDRELLETLSTLSRLLTELQDEIMEMRLTPIAEVFNKFPRMVRELARKMGKEVEFVMEGADIEVDRTILEKLGDALVHLLRNAIDHGIEPPEEREAKGKPRVGRVELIAKRERNHVVIIVRDDGRGIDPEKVKKKAIERGLITPEEAASLSDEEAINLIFLPGFSTAEKVTDVSGRGVGMDVVKEVVKSMNGSITVQTEVGKGTTFILKLPISMAIIQALLIRVQDEVYAIPINNILETIEVDPSILKTIGGRHVIVLRGEIIPVVMLHELFGLPIPEVERFPAIIVDYGAQKVAIGVDELLHKRDIVIKSLGKFLSNIRGFAGATILGDGSVVLIIDIGGLLGGGYHG; encoded by the coding sequence TTGGAAGACCTTTCACAGTACCTAGATGAATTCCTTGCGGATGCGAGGGATAGGATAGATAGCCTGAGCAATGCAATACTAACCCTTGAAAAGATCGTCAAAGAGGGAGGCAGTGAAGAGGAGAAGATGGAACTAATAAACCAGATATTCAGAGATGCTCACACCTTAAAGGGTACAGCCGCTACCATGGGTTTCATGAAGCTCAGTGAGACGGCGCACAAGATGGAAAACTTGTTTGATGCAATCAGAAACGGTCAGGTCGAGCTAACACCAGAATTAGTTGATTTAGTTCTTGAGTTCCTTGATGCCATAGAAGCAATGGTTGACAACATAGAGGAGAATGGCAATGAGGGAGACGTAGACGTTTCTGAGCTTTTTGAGAGAGCTGATGAATTTATGGGGGGTAAAGCTCCAGAAAAAGAAGAGAAAAAGGAAGAAAAGCCTCCAGAAGAAAAGAAAGAGGCTGAGGAGAAAGTAGAGGAAGTTAAGGTTCCAGAGGGTGGGAAGGTATATCACATAAAAGTGTACTTCCAAAAGGATGCTCCCTTGAAAGGCGTGAGAGCTTTCCTGATTCTTTCGGATCTTGAAGAGAGGGGTGAAGTTCTCTGGACTAATCCCGAGAGAAAGGTAATCGAAGATGGTAACGCTGATCAAGATGTGATAGAGTTTAAGGTATCATCTAACGTTCCCAAAGAGGAACTTGAGAAGGTTATAAAGAGACATCCGGAAGTTGAGAAAGTTGAGATCTTTGAGGAAGGAAAGGGCGAGGAGAAGAAGCCTGAAGGTGAGAAGGAATACTTAATAAGGGTTTACTTCCAGCCTGATGCTCCTCTTAAGGGTCCAAGAGGATTCTTGATTCTTCAGGATCTTGAGAAGATTGGAGAGATAGTTGAAACAAATCCGAGTAGGCAAGACATAGAGAATGGAAAGTTTCTTGAGGATAAGTACTTCGAGGTTAAGCTTAGAACGTCAGCTAACGAGAACGAGATAAGGGAGATTTTAAAGAAGCATCCGGATGTAGTTAACTTCACGATTTCATCTGTCACTGAAGAGAAGAGGGAAGAAAAGAAAGAGGAAAAAGAAGAGAAAAAAGAAGTAAAGGCTCCACAACCACCTAAACCACCAAAGAAGCCTCAGAGGATAGAGACTCCTAAAGTGAAAGTTTCAAGGATAATAAAGATAGATGTCAGCCACCTCGACAAGCTCATGAACCTAGTTGGAGAGCTCGTGATAACTAAGGGTAGGCTTGAACAGATAGCCGAGAGACTCGGAGACAGAGAACTTCTTGAAACACTATCAACTCTCTCAAGACTTCTCACAGAGCTACAGGATGAGATAATGGAGATGAGGCTAACCCCAATTGCTGAGGTCTTCAATAAGTTCCCGAGGATGGTCAGGGAGCTCGCTAGAAAGATGGGTAAGGAAGTTGAGTTCGTTATGGAGGGTGCCGATATAGAGGTTGACAGAACGATCCTTGAAAAGCTCGGTGATGCTCTAGTCCACCTGCTCAGAAATGCTATTGACCACGGTATAGAACCTCCAGAGGAGAGAGAAGCCAAGGGCAAGCCCAGAGTTGGTAGGGTTGAGCTGATTGCAAAGAGAGAGAGGAATCACGTTGTGATTATCGTTAGAGATGATGGTAGGGGTATAGACCCAGAGAAAGTTAAGAAGAAGGCCATAGAGAGAGGTTTAATAACACCTGAAGAGGCCGCAAGCCTGAGTGATGAGGAGGCGATAAACTTAATCTTCCTGCCAGGATTCAGCACTGCAGAGAAAGTCACTGACGTTTCTGGAAGAGGAGTTGGAATGGACGTCGTTAAAGAAGTAGTGAAGTCGATGAACGGTTCAATAACAGTTCAAACGGAAGTTGGTAAAGGAACGACCTTCATACTCAAGCTACCGATTAGTATGGCGATAATCCAGGCATTGCTCATTAGGGTTCAGGATGAAGTCTATGCAATTCCAATTAACAACATACTTGAAACAATCGAGGTTGACCCATCGATTCTTAAAACAATCGGTGGTAGGCATGTGATAGTTCTTAGGGGCGAGATAATACCTGTTGTGATGTTACATGAGCTATTTGGGCTTCCAATACCAGAGGTCGAGAGATTCCCAGCAATAATAGTCGATTATGGTGCCCAGAAAGTTGCAATAGGTGTGGACGAGTTACTTCACAAGAGGGACATAGTCATCAAGAGCCTGGGCAAGTTCCTCTCCAACATTAGGGGCTTTGCTGGAGCTACAATACTTGGAGACGGTAGCGTAGTTCTTATCATTGACATTGGTGGTCTACTTGGAGGTGGATATCATGGCTGA
- a CDS encoding chemotaxis protein CheC — protein sequence MAESFEEYIKNLDEFAKSALVETFNIGASHAATALSQMTGKEVNITVPNLKIVAIKHVPEVVGEDVKVAVYIELGRDFSSHAFFIADYDDALRMFDIIMGNPPGTTTEMDDMVKSSFMEVGNILISAFANALSEFLGITIEQSPPSMAIDFLPAILDFALADIGKYCDYTIILETKITISGVEFEEHFLLFPKPEDMKKILDKLMGGFA from the coding sequence ATGGCTGAGAGTTTTGAAGAATATATCAAGAATTTGGATGAATTTGCTAAGAGTGCCTTGGTTGAGACTTTCAACATAGGCGCATCCCATGCGGCAACAGCATTAAGTCAGATGACTGGAAAAGAGGTCAACATCACGGTTCCAAATCTCAAGATTGTGGCAATAAAGCATGTACCTGAGGTCGTTGGTGAGGATGTTAAGGTTGCCGTTTACATTGAACTTGGGAGAGATTTCAGTAGTCATGCCTTCTTCATAGCAGATTACGACGATGCTCTAAGGATGTTCGACATAATAATGGGTAATCCCCCCGGAACTACGACTGAAATGGATGATATGGTTAAGTCTTCCTTCATGGAAGTTGGTAATATCCTAATCTCAGCATTTGCGAATGCATTGAGCGAGTTCTTGGGCATTACCATAGAGCAAAGCCCACCAAGCATGGCAATAGACTTCCTTCCTGCGATACTTGACTTCGCCCTGGCTGATATTGGTAAGTACTGTGACTACACGATAATACTTGAGACGAAAATAACTATAAGTGGCGTGGAGTTTGAAGAGCACTTTCTCTTATTCCCGAAGCCAGAGGATATGAAGAAGATTTTGGACAAGCTAATGGGGGGATTCGCATGA